Within the Halobaculum limi genome, the region CTCGCGGGGGGCTCCCGGAGCGACGACGTGTGGGTCGTCGCCGTCGACCACGAAGGGACCCGACGGTGGGAGCGACGAGTCCGCCGCGGCACCGAGTCGTACATCGTCGAGGGGCTCGCCGTCGGCGACACGGGAACGTACGCCGTCGCGAGGACCGAACAGTACGCGACGGGTGACAACCACGTCCTGCTGTTGGCCCTCGATCCCGGGCGCGAGGGGGCCGTCGAGTGGACGCGCGTGTTCGATCCGAACGCCGACGAGACAAGGCCAGGCGAGTTGTTCCCCGCGGCCATCGTCGACGACGGCGGCCCGCGGCTGGCCGGCCACACCCGCGGGCGTATCTGGCTGGGCGCGACCGATCCCGACGGTGCCGTCCGGTGGGCGGGCTACCATCGGTTCCGTGCAGACGAGCACCTGCAGGCGCTCGCTAGCGTCGTCGACGGCCGGCTCATTTGTCACGGCCGGAGTGGATCCTATGACTCGGACAGCTCGACGCCGACGCCGTGGGTGGGGTGGCAGTAGGCGCCAGTAGATCGGGACCAGGTCGAGATCGTCCCGCCGATTACGGGGGCGAACGCCGTCCAGCCAAACGCGCGTTCGGACGATGCTCGACCCCGACTGACCCTTCAGCACTCGGTAGCGCGGAGCCTCCGTCCTCAAGCGCGAGCGAAGCGAGCGGTAGAGCGGAGAGGAAGCGCGTTCGTGAAGGTTTAACAACGCCCGCGACGTACCCCGTGGTACTGCCGTCCTCGCACAAGCCGGGGTCGGGAAGAGCCACCAGTGAACTGGCTCCTGTGGTGCGATTCCAACGCACCCTGTACTCGGGAACGACGACCGCGAGCGGGTTCGACTCCCGCCCCTCAGTTGAGGGCAGAGCGTGAGAACACCGGGAATTAAATCGGCGGGACAATCCACGCGGACGGTCGAAGGTGGGCCTGAAAGCCCCCGCCCGAAGCGTGGACGGTAAGAGGAAGCCGGGCCGCGCCCATGCACGGGGTCGCGGGGCACAATGTCGGTTCGGTAAAGCCCCGTCCTCAAGGAGTGACCGACCGCCGCAAGGCGGGAGGGAGCGAGTAGGGCGGGGTAGTTTACAACCGCTTCTTGCGCTTCTCGGGGACGTACCCGGCGTCGACGCGGGCCATCACGTCTGCGGCGTCGTCGTGGGTGAACGTCGGGGGTTCACTCAACGAGAAAGTGTCCGCACGCGTGCCCGTCTCCCAGCGGAGCGCCGCCCCCGAGACGCCACCGGAGAACGGTGCCAGCGAGGGGCCGTATCGCTCGGCGAGTGCTTCGAGGAACGCACCGCGCGTGGCGGCCAGTTCGTCAGCGTACTTCGGCTTGCTCTTGTTGCGAGCGATGCCTGCGAACCACTGGTCGTTCTCGCCGTGGCGAACGTTCCAGAGGTGCGTCGCGAAGCGGTAGCGCAGGCGAGCGGTGTCGCGCAGCGCCTCGGTGAGCGCCCTGTCGAGTAAGCCCCCCTCATCGCCGGGCGTGTAGTCGAGAAACAACACGTCGCGGTTGATGCGCTTGAGGACGCTCGTATCCAGCAAGTCGAGACACAGGACGCCGTCGCCGTCGCGGACGCGCATCGTCGGGTGGTCGCCGCTCGTGTCGACGACGCCCGTTCGGGGGCCGACCGCGAGGCGATACGCCGCTCGCAACGCGAACAGGTGGAACCACTCGATTCGACCGCCGCGTGCGGCCTCGTCTGTGAGCGGTGGGGAGAACGTGTCGCCGTCAATGACGCGCGTCGGCGTCGCGTCCGGGGCCGGTGCGAGCGTCACATCGTCGCCGTCGGCGTCACAGTCGTCTGCACGGTACTCTCGGGTGCGGACGCCGTTCGCGAGCGTCGGGATCACGTCGACGGCCATCGGCACGGCGAGGAACGGTTGGACGAGTTTGTGCGTGACGACGTACACGTCTGAGGTGGCGAAGGGGACCACCGTCTCACCGAGTTCAGCGAGACGCGCCTTCATCACCGGGCCGTCGGCGGTATCGAACCAGTGCGGCGGCGCGACGGGCCCGTCGAAGTGCGTCCGGCGGACGTACTGGCCCATCCGGTCGACGAACTCGTCCGGAACGTCCACGCCGACGCGGTACCCCTTGAACCACCGCTCACCAGTCCCGCGGCGGCTTTGTTGGAAACACACGAGCGCGTCGGAATCCATCTGATCGGATGAAGCCAGCCGGGTACTCATAACGCTTCGGCGCTAAATGTCACGAGTGATTCTCGCGCGGGCGCAAGCGGACGGCCGAGCACGTGCCCGCGAGCCACAACCCGACCGAGGCGACGGCTTTTGGACCCCGGGGACGTGGCACCGGACGTGTACTCCCGACATCACGCCACAGTCTCTGCTGTCGTCGCTGCTGGACTCCTCATCGTTCTGCCGCTGGGGTCGACGACGGCGGTGACGGCGGTCGCGTGGCTGACGCTGACCGCCGCGGGCGTGCTCATCGACCTCGACCACTTCCTCGTGGCGCGACTTGTCCGGGGCGATTGGAAGAATACCCGGCGGGCGTTGGCGAACCCGCGTGCGGCCGTCGTCGACCAGTCGGCGCTGTTCGATGCAGGCGACCTCTGGCCGCTCGAACGACTCCTCAGTCACGCCGTCATCGTCCCCGTGGCAATCGCCGTGGCGTGGGCCACGGGTGGCGCAGTCGGAGACGCGGTCGATCCCGGGATGACCGCGAACGCGGCCGCGATTGCGATGGCCGTCGTCCTCTACGTCCACGTACTCACCGACCTCGTGTGGGACGTGTGGCGACAGGACGGCTACCACGAACAGGTCCGTGAGGTCGGAGACAACCCACGACGCGCGTGAGCGGCGACTCCGGCGGTCACGCCCCCAGCGCTCACGCCCGCGTCCACACCGCATACCGCCACGTGGCCACCGCCCACAATGCGAGCGTTCCGACGGGGTACTCCGTCCGAAGCGGTTGGATGCTGAACTGGAGCGCGATGGCGGCGTTCAGCGCACCCGCGAGGACGAGCAAGCCCGCGGTTACGCGGGGATCCTCTCGGTCGCGAAACGCGAGCGCGGCCGATACGAGTGCGAGCAACCAGCACATCGAGGCGAGGGCCCAGCGGTACAACAGCGGATATTGCGAGAGCGCAAAGTAGGTGGGGAGCGGTCGGGGGTAGACGATCGGCGTGAACGAGAGGCCCCCCCACGCGAACCGGAGAAACGGCACGCTACTGGCCGAAAACGTCTGGACGGACCACGGAACGAGTCCACACAAAAGGACCGCGAGGAAGATCCGACGGGGTGTCGCTCGCGGTAGGCGCGAAGAGAGCCGAGCCACGTTACTTGCGAGCGACGATACGGAGGACGTCCTCGTCGGCGAGTTCGTGGCCCTTCCCCACCTGCTGGTCGTCGTGTTTGGCGGAGTCGCCGGAAACACGGGCGAACTTGAACCGCTCGTCGAAGCTTCCACCGAGTTTCGTACAGGCGTCGCCGACGGTGTCGCCCTCGCGGAGCACCAGCGGTTCCTCGTAGTCGACGCCGCGGCCGGGCTTGTCCATATAGATACGGATGAGGCCGAGTGAGTCGAAGATGCGTTCTCTCAGCACGTCGAGTCCCTTCTCCTCAACGGCGGAGATGAACGTCGCCTCCTCGGGGTCGAGGCCGTGCGAGCGGAGGTCCTCGTACACCGTCGGGAGGTAGTCCTCGTCGATGAGGTCGGCCTTGTTGACGGCGACCATCGAGGGGAGGTACTCCCGGTTGTCCATCACGCCGTCGATGAGTTCGTCGATAGTGAGGTCGTGCGGGATGGTCACGTCGGCGTTGACGAACCCGTGTGCGCGAAGGACGTCTTTCACCGTCTCCTCGTCGAGCGAGACGGTGTCGCGCATCGTCACCTGGATGCCGTCTTTGTGGGTCTTGCGGACGGAGATATTGGGTGGATCGGTGTCGAGGCGAACCTTGTTCTCGTACAGTTCGTGCCGGAGGCGTTCGTACTGGTCGATCTCGAACACCGAGAGGACGAACACGACGAGGTCTGCCGTGCGGACGACCGACAACACCTCTTTCCCGCCACCACGCCCACCGGCGGCACCTTCGATGAGGCCCGGCACGTCGAGGATCTGGATGTTCGCGCCGCGGTACTTCAGCATCCCCGGGTTGACGTTGAGCGTCGTAAACTCGTACTCACCGGTCTCGCTGTCGGCGTTGGTCAGGGCGTTGATCAGCGTGGACTTGCCGACCGAGGGGAACCCGACGAGTGCGACCGTCGCGTCGCCGGTCTTCTCGACGGCGTATCCCTGGCCGCCGCCGGAGGAGGACTGGTTCTCCAGTTTCTCCTTCTTCTCCGCGAGTTTCGCCTTCAAGCGACCGATGTGCGCCTCGGTGGACTTGTTGTACGGCGTCTCGGATATCTCCTCGCGGAGTTCCTCGATCTCTTCCTCCAGTCCCATCGCTAGACGATGGGCCGTCCGCGCGTCTAAACGCTTCCCTTTGCGGACACCGCGCGGGCGTTGGCCGCCACGAGTCGCCGTTGCTCGTTCGTGGGATGGTCTGTGACTGCCACCGCGCCACTGACGCCGGAGAATCACGGGTGATACGTACTTCGGTATCACTATATCCCGCGGTGCCGCTGCCGAAACCAACGAGCGATGCCGGATCCCTCCCGCCTTCGTGATAGCACACAGATCGTCCTCCCGTGCGAGGAGTTAGACGGGATCAGGTCGTCCGTCGAGTCCGAGTTCACCGTCACCATCTTCTCGAAAGAGGACTACTGTCGGATCATCGGCAGCCCCGTCGAGATCAAGGCCCTCTCCGAGTATCTCGCCCGACACGGTATCACGCTCCCGTGAGTCGCTCTCTATCGCGCGGCGGCGAGGAGACAACGGCGACCGACAGGCTTTGAACGCGCAAGCCCGTGGGTGTGATATGGACGAGAACCCGGGGTTGAGTGAGGGGTACCGGCGGGCCAGTCCGTGGCCGCTGTTCATCGCGCTGGGACTGCCCATCGCAGAGGTGGGGATCCTCTTTGGACTGGTACCGCTCGCGGTCGGCGGACTTCTCCTGTTCTGTGGCTCTATCGCGGGGATGCTCCGTGAGGCCGAGTACACTGCTTCGGCGTGGCGGGCCCTGGCGGCGCTGTCGCTGTTGGTCGTCGCCGGCGGCGCGGCGCTGTGGTACGCGGACGCGACGACGCAGTCGGATCTCCTGATCCGTGCGTACTCGATGGTCGGTGCGGGCGCGTTGATGCTCCTCGCCGGCGTCGGCGGGGAACTGTTCGCTCGCGACGCCGACCCTGCGCTGTGAGGTGACCGGCCCCGCGACCAACGCGGAAATGGACAAGGTATTAGGCCACGCTGTGTAAGAAACGCATATGGCAGGTATCTTCGACAGGGACACCCTGCTGGATTTGACGGTGAACGTCATCCCGCTGGGTATCATCCTGTTCTTCGTCGTCGCATTCGTCGTCATCGACCCGTTCAGCGGCCTAGACTTCTACGGCCGCGTCCTCCAGATGGGACTGCTGGTGTTCCCGTTCGTCGCGCTGGTCATCCTCACGTACGTCTCGGGGAAGGCCATCGCGGGCGACGAGAAGCGCTCGGCCGTCTTCTTCCAGGGGCAGGCCACCCTCGAGGACGCGAAGACGAAACACGAGATCGAAGAGGAGATCGAAGCCGAGATCAACGGCGACGTCGATGAAGAGGCAACCGACGGCGACGACGCAGAGGCGACAGAAACCGCCGACGCGTAAGCCGTCTGACGGGTCGCGGCTCGCGACTCGTATCCTCTCTCGGATGAGTCGTTTCGAGAGGGTCAGATCCGGTCTGGAAAACCGGGGAGGGAACCCGAATCTTTCTTGTGTATTCGCCGCTGAAGCGTGTTTATGGAGATTACCGGCCAACTACTGCTGACGGTGCTCATGGGAGCGTTCCTCCTGGGTGTCGCAGCCTTCCTCGCGCGGGTCGAGGACTGGCGCTCGTACACCCCCTTGGGTGCCGGCGGCAGCGCGGTCGGCGAGTCCGGGTACGGTCACTCGGAGAAGCCGGCCGGCCTCATCCGCTGGTTCACGACGGTCGACCACAAGGACATCGGACTACTGTACGGCGCGTACGCAACAGTCGCGTTCGTCGTCGGCGGCCTGATGGTGGTACTGATGCGCGCGGAACTGGCCACGCCCGAGACGGACGTGCTCGCCTCCGCGACGTTCTACAACTCGCTGCTCACCAGCCACGGCATCACGATGCTGTTCCTGTTCGGGACGCCCATCATCGCGGCGTTCGCGAACTACCTCGTGCCGCTCATCATCGGCGCGGACGACATGGCGTTCCCCCGTATCAACGCCATCGCGTTCTGGCTCCTGCCGCCCGCGGCACTGCTCATCTGGGCGGGCTTCTTCCCCATCCCGGAGGTCATCCCCGCGCAGACCGCGTGGACGATGTACACGCCGCTGTCTGCCGGCGTTGGTAACGGGAACCAGATGAACGTCGGGGTCGACCTAATGCTACTCGGCTTGCACCTTTCGGGCGTCTCGGCGACGATGGGTGCGATCAACTTCATCGCGACCATCTTCACCGAACGCGCCGAGGAAGTCACTTGGGCCAACCTCGACATCTTCTCGTGGACCATCCTCACCCAGTCTGGGCTCATCCTGTTCGCGTTCCCCCTGCTCGGGAGCGCCCTGGTGATGCTCCTGCTGGACCGGAACTTCGCGACGACGTTCTTCGCGGTCGAGGGTGGCGGTCCCATCCTCTGGCAGCACCTGTTCTGGTTCTTCGGACACCCCGAAGTGTACATCCTCGTGCTGCCGCCGATGGGTATCGTGAGCTACGTCCTGCCACGGTTCTCCGGACGGAAATTATTCGGCTTCAAGTTCGTCGTCTACTCCACGCTTGCCATCGGTGTGCTCTCCTTTGGCGTGTGGGCGCACCATATGTTCGCGACGGGCATCGACCCGCGCCTCCGCGCGAGCTTTATGGCTGTGTCGTTGGCTATCGCCATCCCATCTGCTGTGAAGACGTTCAACTGGATCACGACAATGTGGGGTGGGAACATTCGCCTCACCGCGCCGATGCTGTTCTGCATCGGCTTCGTGAGTAACTTCATCATCGGCGGCGTGACGGGCGTGTTCCTCGCGTCCATCCCCGTCAACCTCATCCTGCACGACACCTACTACGTCGTCGGCCACTTCCACTACATCGTGATGGGCGCCATCACCTTCGCCGGGATGGCGGGCATCTACTACTGGTTCCCGCTCGTCACCGGACGCTGGTACCAGCGTAGTCTCGCGAAGGCGCACTTCTGGCTGTGGATGATCGGCACCAACATCACGTTCTTCGCGATGGTGCTGCTCGGCTACGGCGGTATGCCGCGCCGGTACGCCACCTACCTGCCGCAGTTCGCGACGCTCCACCAGATCGCGACGCTCGGGGCGTTCATGCTCCTCGTCGGCGGGATCATCTGGGTGTACAACGTGTTCGTCTCCTGGATGGAGGGCGCGCGCGTCGAGTCGGGCGACCCGTGGCGGCTGGACGAGACGAACCTCAACACCGCCGAGTGGGACTGGTTCGACGCCAAGCGCGAGACGTCGCTCGCGGCCACCGACGGCGGTGAAGAAGTGAAAGCTGACGGCGGCGAAGTCGTCGACGACGCGGACGATAGCGACGACGAGTAAGCGAACCGTCGCGCCGTCACTCCCGATTTCTTTTCTCTGCTCTCCGACCGAGGAGTGACGACGCTATCCTCACCGCGCGAAGCGTCACCGCCGTCGCTGAGACGATGCAGACGACGAACCGACGACTGCGCTACTGCAGAACGAGGATCAGGCCAGTCGCGAACATAAGCAGGGCGATGCTGCCGAGTACGATCCCGAGGAGGTCCTTGTCGCTCATACTACATCGTGGGGGCGCGAGGACAAAAGCCCCGGCTTCCCGACCGCTCGTGCCTCGCGAGCGCAACCCCTATTCAGCCGCCGCTCGAACTCCAGTCGTGACTGGATCGACCGACGCGCAGTCCGACAGTGGGGCGACCGGCGGGTCACGAACCCTCGACGGACCGCGGTTCGTCCTCGTGTTGTACGTCCTGCTCACCGCTGTCGGCGGCGTCGGCGGCGTCCTCGTCGCGACGTTCGTCGACGGGATGACTGCACCCGCACTGTACGGCGTGTTCACGCTCCCACCGACGGCGCTCGGCTTCGGCCTGTACGGTGCCGTCACTATCGCGACCGTACTGGGCGTACCGCTAGCGCTCGTCGTCTACGTGTCGCGTCGGGTCGACGACCCACACGCCATCGACGAGTGACGACGCGTCGGCGAACGAGAGCGTGTGGTGGCTCGCCTCCGTGTGCGGCACTCGCCCGCGGCGAAAGGACTAATCCCCATCCGTGAGTGGTGCGGCGTATGTACAACGTAGTACTCGGCATCGACGAAGACGAGGAGCACGCTCGCGCGGCCGCGGGCGAGGTAGCGAACCTGCCGGGCGACGGTAGCGAGGTGAAGGTGACGCTGGTTCACGTCTTCCAAGACAACCCCAGCGGCGCGTCCGCGACGCAGGTGGCGTCGGTCCGAGAGGCGCAGAAAGTGCTCGAGGAGGCAGGCTGTGAGATCGACATCAGCGAGTCCAGCGGCGACCCGGCCGACGAGATCATCGCCGTCGGCGACGAAGTCGACGCCGACCTCCTCGTCGTCGGCGGACGCAAGCGCTCGCCCGCAGGGAAGGCGCTGTTCGGGTCGGTCACGCAGACAGTCATCCTCAACGGCGGCCGCCCCGTGATGGTGACCGGCGTCGTCGACGCCGAGTAACTCCCGGGCTCACGTCGCGACCAACACAACCTCAGTTCTCTCGATTTTTCCGTGGATAGCGCCGCCGCTGTCGCATCGAGCAGTCGAAAAATCGAACGAGACGCCCGCGCCGTCTCAGAACGCGTCGTCGACGAGCGTCGCGACCGCCGCGGGCGACTGGTAGCCGGTCTCGGTAGCGACCGCCTCGCCGTCTTCGATACAGACGACCGCGGGTGCGACGTCGACGCCGAAGCGGTCGCGGAACGTCGGCGCTGCCTCGCCGTCGATGCCGACAACAGGCACGTCTGCGGGCAGTGAATCGAGCGTCTCGTCGAGTTCTCTCTTCATCTGCTCACAGGGGTCACAGCGGAGTCGCCACACGAACACGACCGCCCGTTCGTTGCTCGCGAGGAACGTCTCGACGTCCTCGTCGACCAGTTCGTCCATCCCCTGTGGGATGGGCGTTGCGGGGTCGATTTCGGTGACGATCGCCGCCATCGTCGCCCGTTCGACCGGGTCGGGGACGGGTTCGTCCTCGTCTTCGAAGTGCGCGCGAAGCGAGAGATACGCGACGAACTCCTCGCGCGTGACGCCCTCCTCGTCGATTCGGCGGACCGCCTCCGAGTACTCAAGGCCGAACGCGTCGGCGACGGCCTCGGTGAACTTGTCTTCCGGGAGGTCGCCGTAGCTCTGTTCGTACAAATCGAGGATGTCGTGCAGCGCCGACGAGATGCGCAACGTTCCGTCGGCGTCCTCGCGGATGGCGCCGACCTCGATGAGTCGGTCGAGCAACGCCTCCGTGTCCGGTGGTTCCGGCGGCGTGCCCGCGTTAGGCTGGTTCGCACCCACAGTTAGACACCCAGATAGCGTTCGCGCGTCTCCTCGTCGGCGCGCAGTTCTTCGGAGTCGCCGGCGAAGACGATGCTCCCCTGGTCGACGACGTACGCACGGTCTG harbors:
- a CDS encoding OBG GTPase family GTP-binding protein; translated protein: MGLEEEIEELREEISETPYNKSTEAHIGRLKAKLAEKKEKLENQSSSGGGQGYAVEKTGDATVALVGFPSVGKSTLINALTNADSETGEYEFTTLNVNPGMLKYRGANIQILDVPGLIEGAAGGRGGGKEVLSVVRTADLVVFVLSVFEIDQYERLRHELYENKVRLDTDPPNISVRKTHKDGIQVTMRDTVSLDEETVKDVLRAHGFVNADVTIPHDLTIDELIDGVMDNREYLPSMVAVNKADLIDEDYLPTVYEDLRSHGLDPEEATFISAVEEKGLDVLRERIFDSLGLIRIYMDKPGRGVDYEEPLVLREGDTVGDACTKLGGSFDERFKFARVSGDSAKHDDQQVGKGHELADEDVLRIVARK
- a CDS encoding VNG_1110C family protein, with protein sequence MPDPSRLRDSTQIVLPCEELDGIRSSVESEFTVTIFSKEDYCRIIGSPVEIKALSEYLARHGITLP
- a CDS encoding DUF7541 family protein; the protein is MDENPGLSEGYRRASPWPLFIALGLPIAEVGILFGLVPLAVGGLLLFCGSIAGMLREAEYTASAWRALAALSLLVVAGGAALWYADATTQSDLLIRAYSMVGAGALMLLAGVGGELFARDADPAL
- a CDS encoding DUF6684 family protein produces the protein MAGIFDRDTLLDLTVNVIPLGIILFFVVAFVVIDPFSGLDFYGRVLQMGLLVFPFVALVILTYVSGKAIAGDEKRSAVFFQGQATLEDAKTKHEIEEEIEAEINGDVDEEATDGDDAEATETADA
- a CDS encoding cbb3-type cytochrome c oxidase subunit I — encoded protein: MGAFLLGVAAFLARVEDWRSYTPLGAGGSAVGESGYGHSEKPAGLIRWFTTVDHKDIGLLYGAYATVAFVVGGLMVVLMRAELATPETDVLASATFYNSLLTSHGITMLFLFGTPIIAAFANYLVPLIIGADDMAFPRINAIAFWLLPPAALLIWAGFFPIPEVIPAQTAWTMYTPLSAGVGNGNQMNVGVDLMLLGLHLSGVSATMGAINFIATIFTERAEEVTWANLDIFSWTILTQSGLILFAFPLLGSALVMLLLDRNFATTFFAVEGGGPILWQHLFWFFGHPEVYILVLPPMGIVSYVLPRFSGRKLFGFKFVVYSTLAIGVLSFGVWAHHMFATGIDPRLRASFMAVSLAIAIPSAVKTFNWITTMWGGNIRLTAPMLFCIGFVSNFIIGGVTGVFLASIPVNLILHDTYYVVGHFHYIVMGAITFAGMAGIYYWFPLVTGRWYQRSLAKAHFWLWMIGTNITFFAMVLLGYGGMPRRYATYLPQFATLHQIATLGAFMLLVGGIIWVYNVFVSWMEGARVESGDPWRLDETNLNTAEWDWFDAKRETSLAATDGGEEVKADGGEVVDDADDSDDE
- a CDS encoding DUF7520 family protein, with the translated sequence MTGSTDAQSDSGATGGSRTLDGPRFVLVLYVLLTAVGGVGGVLVATFVDGMTAPALYGVFTLPPTALGFGLYGAVTIATVLGVPLALVVYVSRRVDDPHAIDE
- a CDS encoding universal stress protein, with protein sequence MYNVVLGIDEDEEHARAAAGEVANLPGDGSEVKVTLVHVFQDNPSGASATQVASVREAQKVLEEAGCEIDISESSGDPADEIIAVGDEVDADLLVVGGRKRSPAGKALFGSVTQTVILNGGRPVMVTGVVDAE
- a CDS encoding thioredoxin family protein, with the protein product MGANQPNAGTPPEPPDTEALLDRLIEVGAIREDADGTLRISSALHDILDLYEQSYGDLPEDKFTEAVADAFGLEYSEAVRRIDEEGVTREEFVAYLSLRAHFEDEDEPVPDPVERATMAAIVTEIDPATPIPQGMDELVDEDVETFLASNERAVVFVWRLRCDPCEQMKRELDETLDSLPADVPVVGIDGEAAPTFRDRFGVDVAPAVVCIEDGEAVATETGYQSPAAVATLVDDAF